In Dyadobacter subterraneus, a single genomic region encodes these proteins:
- a CDS encoding arylsulfatase, with product MNLSLTNKYKPFLSLVLIFASTAASFAQHDPVQPFKGKIGKTIEETEQWWQKQPEAPKGAPNVVWILLDDVGFGATSAFGGLIQTPNFEKLANNGLRYTNFHTTGICSPTRAALLTGRNAHSVGMGHHAELGIGTPGYNGNIPFEAGTVAEIFKENGYNTFALGKWHGNQPKDLTIAGPYNRYPTGRGFEHFYGFLGGATDQWHPQLVEETSPVDIEPNTKHLNQLLTDKTISYIANQKSADADKPFFIYYATGAAHAPHHVSKEWSDKYKGKFDGGWDQYREEVFKRQVALGLVPKGTKLPPRQTGIKPWETLSADEKKIYARFMEVYAGFLSYTDYEVGRVTDYLQQIGQLDNTLIFLIVGDNGGSKEGTYKGTAGIAEKSEGDDVKFLLSQYDKIGTEYSYPNYPLGWSQATNTPFRYWKSDVNAEGASHTTLIVHYPKGIKEKGGLRAQYTHVTDILPTTIELANLKVPEVINGYAQRPFHGTSLNYSIADAGAPTRHTLQYYELHGGRSIYKDGWKASVYHPRNVFGETTTDINFIADFKRDKWELYNLNEDYNEINDLAAKNPEKLEELKKIFDQEAQKYDVYPLRNFRAGLAAPEVKTKSVIYEGTTIKTRIYVGKGAVTITANVDINSKNPEGVIFANGGLIGGTSLFVKDNKLQYLLNDGVHTVLLTSSKNLNPGKNTIKIEFADDTKVALYVNNEKAAEQSINNKNNKYLSSASADGFSVGKDLNSPVTKTYNGSFAFSDAVKSLVIDQVVEKQEKVGLLEKK from the coding sequence ATGAATCTATCCCTTACCAATAAATATAAACCGTTTTTAAGTTTAGTATTGATTTTTGCTTCCACGGCAGCTTCTTTCGCGCAGCATGATCCTGTTCAGCCCTTCAAGGGGAAAATCGGAAAAACGATTGAAGAAACAGAGCAATGGTGGCAAAAACAGCCCGAAGCGCCAAAAGGTGCACCCAATGTCGTCTGGATTTTGCTGGATGATGTAGGTTTTGGCGCCACTTCTGCTTTTGGCGGATTGATACAAACCCCTAATTTTGAGAAGCTTGCAAATAACGGTCTTCGTTATACCAATTTTCACACCACCGGAATATGCAGTCCTACAAGGGCGGCGCTTCTGACCGGAAGAAATGCGCACAGCGTTGGTATGGGCCATCACGCGGAACTGGGCATAGGAACGCCCGGATACAACGGGAACATTCCTTTTGAAGCTGGAACAGTTGCTGAAATATTTAAGGAAAACGGCTACAATACTTTTGCTTTGGGGAAATGGCACGGAAATCAGCCGAAAGACCTGACGATTGCAGGTCCCTATAACCGCTATCCGACAGGGAGAGGTTTTGAACATTTTTATGGATTTTTGGGCGGCGCAACAGATCAGTGGCATCCGCAATTGGTAGAAGAAACTTCGCCGGTTGATATTGAACCCAACACCAAACATTTAAATCAGCTCCTTACAGACAAGACGATTTCTTACATCGCCAACCAGAAATCGGCAGATGCAGACAAACCGTTTTTCATTTATTATGCTACCGGAGCAGCCCACGCGCCGCACCATGTTTCAAAAGAATGGAGCGATAAGTACAAAGGGAAATTTGACGGCGGCTGGGATCAGTACCGTGAAGAAGTTTTCAAGCGGCAAGTGGCACTTGGCCTTGTGCCAAAAGGAACCAAACTTCCGCCGCGACAGACAGGCATAAAACCCTGGGAAACTTTGTCTGCTGATGAAAAGAAAATTTATGCCCGTTTCATGGAAGTTTATGCAGGATTTTTGTCTTACACGGATTACGAAGTTGGCCGGGTTACGGATTATTTACAGCAGATCGGGCAGCTTGATAATACTTTGATTTTTTTGATTGTTGGTGATAACGGTGGAAGCAAGGAAGGCACTTACAAAGGAACAGCCGGCATTGCTGAAAAATCCGAAGGCGATGATGTTAAATTTTTACTATCTCAATATGATAAAATCGGAACCGAGTATAGCTACCCGAATTATCCTTTGGGCTGGTCGCAGGCTACCAATACGCCGTTCCGCTATTGGAAAAGTGATGTGAATGCAGAGGGGGCTTCTCATACTACACTGATCGTTCATTATCCAAAAGGTATCAAAGAAAAAGGTGGACTACGCGCACAGTATACGCACGTAACAGATATTCTACCAACTACGATTGAACTGGCAAATCTGAAAGTGCCGGAAGTGATTAATGGTTATGCGCAGCGCCCCTTTCATGGAACTTCGCTGAATTATTCCATAGCGGATGCAGGTGCACCCACGCGTCATACACTGCAATATTATGAACTGCACGGCGGCCGCTCCATTTATAAGGATGGCTGGAAGGCAAGTGTTTATCATCCAAGAAATGTTTTTGGCGAAACGACAACGGATATCAATTTTATAGCCGATTTTAAAAGAGACAAATGGGAGCTTTATAATCTGAATGAAGACTATAACGAGATCAATGATCTGGCGGCTAAAAATCCTGAGAAACTTGAAGAGCTTAAAAAGATTTTTGATCAGGAAGCGCAGAAATATGACGTGTACCCGCTGAGAAATTTCCGGGCAGGACTTGCCGCGCCGGAAGTAAAAACAAAGTCTGTGATTTATGAAGGTACTACGATTAAAACACGGATTTATGTAGGCAAAGGTGCGGTAACGATCACGGCAAATGTTGATATAAATAGTAAAAATCCGGAAGGCGTTATTTTTGCCAACGGCGGTTTAATTGGCGGAACCAGTCTTTTTGTAAAAGATAATAAACTGCAATATCTTTTGAATGACGGGGTGCATACCGTTTTATTAACCTCTTCCAAAAACCTGAATCCCGGTAAAAACACGATCAAAATTGAGTTTGCCGATGATACAAAAGTTGCCCTTTATGTAAATAATGAAAAAGCCGCTGAGCAAAGTATCAACAATAAAAACAATAAATATTTAAGCTCAGCTTCCGCAGACGGTTTCAGCGTAGGAAAAGATTTGAATTCTCCTGTGACCAAAACTTACAATGGAAGCTTTGCATTTTCAGATGCTGTAAAAAGTCTTGTCATTGACCAGGTGGTGGAAAAACAGGAAAAGGTGGGTCTTTTGGAAAAGAAATAA
- a CDS encoding SDR family oxidoreductase, translating to MILVTGATGGLGRSTVDALLKKMPAKEITALVRDSEKAADLKEKEVVVKEGDYFNYQSLLKAFEGVEKVVLISAPTFTDRITQQTNVINAAKEAGVSHVIYTGIQRKKDGSWIVPMVTESDKITEQLLIESGLNYTIVLNNVYADVIPFFIGNPAAISEVKYPSGDAKISFVAREEFAEALANLVIQNGHENKIYTLSNSEAWSFADIAEILTEISGRKIDFINVSKDQYISLKEKEGYPKPAAEFAVEWANAALAGELDEINPALEILLGRRPSSLKDFLKRYFQPEN from the coding sequence ATGATTTTAGTAACAGGCGCAACGGGCGGACTGGGTAGATCCACTGTGGATGCACTTTTAAAGAAAATGCCGGCAAAGGAAATTACTGCTTTGGTGAGAGATTCTGAAAAAGCCGCAGATTTGAAAGAAAAAGAAGTAGTGGTCAAAGAAGGTGATTATTTTAATTATCAGTCTCTTTTAAAGGCTTTTGAAGGTGTTGAAAAAGTCGTACTAATTTCCGCGCCAACTTTTACCGACCGCATAACGCAGCAGACTAATGTGATAAATGCGGCAAAAGAAGCGGGCGTCAGCCATGTCATCTACACCGGTATTCAGCGGAAAAAAGACGGCAGCTGGATTGTGCCGATGGTTACTGAAAGTGATAAAATTACAGAGCAGCTGCTTATTGAATCGGGCTTGAATTATACGATCGTTCTCAATAATGTTTACGCTGACGTAATTCCCTTTTTTATTGGTAATCCTGCTGCTATTTCCGAAGTAAAATATCCGTCCGGCGATGCAAAAATCAGCTTTGTCGCGCGTGAGGAATTTGCAGAAGCGCTGGCAAATCTGGTTATCCAAAACGGTCATGAGAATAAGATTTATACGCTGTCAAATTCAGAAGCCTGGTCATTTGCTGATATTGCAGAAATTCTGACGGAAATATCAGGAAGAAAAATTGACTTTATAAATGTTTCCAAAGATCAATATATCAGTCTGAAAGAGAAAGAAGGATATCCAAAACCCGCCGCTGAATTTGCGGTGGAATGGGCCAATGCAGCTTTGGCAGGCGAGCTGGATGAAATAAATCCGGCTTTGGAAATACTACTGGGCAGAAGACCTTCTTCACTAAAAGATTTTTTGAAAAGATATTTTCAACCGGAGAATTAA
- a CDS encoding aldo/keto reductase — protein sequence MKYKIFGKKTGLRVSELALGTGAFGTRWGHGAEPAESRKIFDRFLEAGGNFIDTADGYQVGESEEILSELIRDKRDSLVLASKYSMGEKQLLTSGNSRKTMVRAVEASLKRLKTDRLDLYWAHLSDGQTPIEEIVRAFDDLVRDGKILYAGFSNFPAWRIANASLLADLRGWSPVAGIQIEYNLIERTADRELLPMAEALGLGVAFWSPLAGGTLTGKYRLAQNDENNRQQAWKGNLVKAETGNRETQILNLLEIFAKEYQVKVLDVALAWIRQKHDQSALSTVTIIGPRTTEQLNDNLASLALTLSDEHIQKLNEVSAIDLGSPHEIIAKSSASLFGAGSGLIALNHPVA from the coding sequence ATGAAATACAAGATTTTTGGAAAGAAAACCGGCCTTCGGGTATCCGAACTGGCTTTGGGTACCGGCGCATTTGGCACACGCTGGGGACATGGTGCTGAGCCCGCTGAATCGCGTAAAATATTTGACAGATTTCTGGAGGCTGGTGGGAATTTTATTGATACTGCGGATGGATATCAGGTAGGTGAGTCAGAAGAAATACTTAGCGAATTGATCCGTGATAAACGCGATTCGCTGGTACTTGCTTCAAAATATTCAATGGGTGAAAAGCAGCTTTTAACTTCCGGAAACAGTCGTAAAACGATGGTACGGGCGGTGGAGGCCAGTTTGAAACGATTGAAAACGGACCGGCTGGATCTTTACTGGGCGCATCTTTCGGACGGACAAACGCCTATTGAAGAAATTGTCAGGGCTTTTGATGATCTGGTCCGGGATGGTAAGATTTTGTATGCCGGTTTTTCCAATTTCCCTGCCTGGCGCATTGCCAATGCTTCACTGCTTGCCGATCTGCGCGGCTGGTCGCCGGTTGCGGGAATCCAGATCGAATACAATTTAATTGAACGCACTGCCGACCGCGAATTATTACCGATGGCCGAAGCTTTGGGGCTGGGTGTTGCCTTTTGGTCGCCACTGGCTGGCGGGACATTAACCGGGAAATACCGCTTAGCACAAAATGACGAAAATAACCGCCAGCAGGCCTGGAAAGGCAATTTGGTGAAAGCGGAAACTGGAAACCGGGAAACGCAAATTTTGAATTTACTGGAAATTTTCGCCAAGGAATATCAGGTAAAAGTGCTTGATGTGGCATTGGCCTGGATACGTCAGAAACATGATCAGTCGGCACTTTCTACGGTGACGATCATTGGTCCACGCACAACAGAGCAGCTAAACGATAATCTTGCATCACTTGCGCTGACACTTTCGGATGAACATATTCAAAAACTGAATGAAGTAAGCGCCATCGATTTAGGCTCTCCGCACGAAATCATCGCAAAAAGCAGCGCTTCATTGTTTGGAGCAGGTTCAGGACTTATTGCGCTGAATCATCCGGTTGCATAA
- a CDS encoding TetR/AcrR family transcriptional regulator, translating to MKFEPRSETTRKFITEATADLFNKKGYAGTSVADLEKATGLTKGSIYGNFENKEDVALAAFDYNLARLRNLIQETVDKCDTCKEKLLGHIAVYYVKSTNSGGCPMLNTAVEADDTNETFRLRAASGLMLWKSDLVDIIQKGIASHEFKADTDADKTALVIIALIEGGILLGKATKNYVHMDTVFDAAKNTIRQICV from the coding sequence ATGAAATTTGAACCAAGATCAGAAACAACCAGAAAATTCATCACAGAAGCCACCGCGGATCTGTTTAACAAGAAAGGTTATGCAGGCACCTCTGTTGCCGACCTGGAAAAAGCGACCGGGCTTACAAAAGGAAGTATTTATGGAAATTTTGAAAATAAGGAAGATGTAGCGCTGGCTGCGTTTGATTATAATCTGGCCAGATTAAGAAACCTTATTCAGGAAACGGTTGACAAATGTGATACCTGTAAAGAAAAACTTTTAGGCCACATTGCGGTCTATTATGTCAAATCAACAAACAGCGGCGGCTGCCCGATGCTTAATACCGCTGTTGAAGCCGATGATACCAATGAAACATTCAGACTCAGGGCCGCGTCGGGACTGATGCTGTGGAAGTCTGATCTTGTTGATATTATCCAGAAAGGTATTGCCAGTCATGAATTTAAAGCGGATACCGACGCAGATAAAACGGCATTGGTTATCATTGCCCTGATTGAAGGCGGGATACTGCTTGGGAAAGCAACCAAAAATTATGTTCACATGGACACCGTTTTTGATGCAGCCAAAAATACAATCAGACAAATCTGTGTCTGA
- a CDS encoding glycosyltransferase family 2 protein: protein MKKNNLPPLISVVLPCYNPAEGWCQTLENNITELNGRLPFNRIQYIISNDGSTRLDKSKVCVLTASDNVVFLDSIVNEGKGSAIRKGTMRADGDIIIYTDIDFPFGTDPIVEMVKIFNENPDCWFVYGNRTSEYFKKLPLKRQLISKGLHLLNRLFLSGHITDTQAGIKGLRREILPDVQRTKTNTFVFEIELIRKLIKKKVAIQSVNVFANPSIIFSDFSFKVLLKEAVSLSRIFIMSWVWNDVL from the coding sequence TTGAAAAAAAATAACCTCCCTCCGTTAATCAGTGTCGTGCTTCCCTGTTACAATCCGGCAGAAGGATGGTGCCAGACACTGGAAAATAATATTACAGAGTTGAATGGCAGGCTGCCATTTAACAGGATTCAGTATATCATTTCGAATGACGGATCCACGCGCCTTGACAAAAGCAAAGTTTGTGTGCTTACTGCCAGCGACAATGTCGTTTTTCTTGATAGTATTGTCAATGAAGGCAAAGGCTCGGCTATTCGTAAAGGAACGATGCGGGCAGATGGTGATATCATCATCTATACCGATATAGACTTTCCTTTTGGCACCGATCCGATTGTGGAAATGGTAAAAATATTTAATGAAAATCCGGACTGCTGGTTTGTATACGGCAACCGGACAAGTGAATATTTTAAAAAACTGCCTTTGAAAAGACAATTAATTTCGAAGGGACTTCATCTGCTGAACCGTCTCTTCCTTTCCGGCCACATTACCGATACCCAGGCGGGAATTAAAGGTTTGAGACGTGAAATTCTGCCAGACGTGCAGCGTACCAAGACCAATACTTTTGTTTTTGAAATTGAACTGATCAGAAAATTGATCAAGAAAAAAGTTGCTATACAATCCGTAAACGTGTTCGCGAATCCTTCCATTATTTTCAGTGATTTCAGCTTTAAGGTTTTATTGAAAGAAGCTGTCAGTCTCAGCCGTATTTTTATAATGAGCTGGGTTTGGAACGATGTATTATAA
- a CDS encoding glycosyltransferase family 87 protein, whose translation MKRIAEFFSRENVILFVYILISIVTGIQDYVRGPLKYNNYIIFRQSLFHLLNRTNLHLEYPKEYFDLFLYHPSFCIMFAPFSLMPVVAGLFFWLLFCSLTLFYAIRTLPLSYKHKVFFWWFILLELNTSIHNEQTNPVIAALGLLTFSLLEKGRVKWAALLPVVAFCIKGYGLIFASLFLFYPKRGQYVLHFVFWFVVMSLLPLPFVGMSYFQQLYQDWYTCMIDDHKINFGLSIMGLIKLWFPSFTDKGVMRVQYLGLLLFAITWMWTLVRQHFTSQQNRFLLLAYASLWVIMFNHAAESPTYVIAIQGVVLWYVTSRESFGYPARFLVSSVFLFSILAPTDVYPALWRHEFLGPNLIKVIPCFIVWFVLQFQLLSLEKK comes from the coding sequence ATGAAACGTATTGCCGAATTTTTTTCAAGGGAAAACGTAATTCTATTTGTTTACATTTTAATCAGTATCGTTACCGGCATTCAGGATTATGTCAGGGGGCCGTTGAAGTATAATAACTACATTATATTTCGTCAGTCACTGTTTCATTTATTAAACAGAACAAATCTGCATCTGGAATATCCGAAGGAGTATTTTGATCTGTTTCTTTATCATCCTTCTTTTTGTATCATGTTCGCACCGTTCAGTCTGATGCCCGTTGTGGCCGGACTGTTTTTCTGGTTGCTGTTTTGTTCCCTTACCCTCTTTTATGCCATACGAACCCTTCCTCTTTCTTACAAACACAAAGTTTTTTTCTGGTGGTTTATTCTTTTGGAACTGAACACATCGATTCACAATGAACAGACAAATCCGGTGATTGCGGCGCTGGGTTTGCTCACATTTTCATTACTGGAAAAAGGTAGAGTAAAATGGGCAGCACTGCTTCCTGTTGTGGCATTTTGTATCAAGGGATACGGGCTGATTTTCGCTTCCTTGTTTCTTTTTTATCCCAAACGCGGGCAGTATGTTCTCCACTTTGTTTTCTGGTTTGTGGTTATGTCGCTTCTGCCGTTACCATTTGTGGGCATGAGCTATTTTCAACAGCTCTACCAGGATTGGTATACCTGCATGATTGATGACCATAAAATCAATTTCGGGCTTTCCATTATGGGGCTTATCAAATTGTGGTTTCCTTCATTTACCGACAAAGGTGTAATGCGCGTGCAATATTTGGGCCTTCTGCTGTTTGCCATTACCTGGATGTGGACCCTGGTCAGACAGCATTTTACCAGCCAACAAAATCGGTTTCTTTTACTGGCCTACGCATCGCTATGGGTGATTATGTTTAACCACGCTGCCGAATCTCCTACCTATGTAATTGCCATACAGGGAGTAGTATTATGGTATGTTACCAGCCGGGAAAGCTTCGGATATCCGGCCAGGTTTCTTGTCAGCAGTGTTTTTCTGTTCAGTATTCTGGCGCCGACAGATGTGTATCCGGCCTTATGGCGCCATGAGTTTTTAGGTCCGAATCTGATCAAAGTGATCCCTTGTTTTATAGTATGGTTTGTATTACAATTTCAGTTATTAAGCCTTGAAAAAAAATAA
- a CDS encoding RNA polymerase sigma factor: MSGNETVAFLRRKEWNLLIDESVLFRRSKTLPLTEILEGCRNQKPAAQKQLFEAYYSFGINICMRYADNREEAEEMFDDGFLRVLNKIGYYDPDQPFDAWFRTVIIRSAIDHYRKNKSEVTFADIEEAYDIGQDEGLIERLSAEEILTVVQLLPPSYRTAFSLHVVDGYSHAEIAGMLGINEGTSRSNLAKARIKLQELLINWVSNGSINTRNYV; encoded by the coding sequence TTGTCAGGCAACGAGACAGTTGCTTTTTTACGTAGAAAAGAATGGAACTTACTTATTGACGAATCTGTGCTTTTTAGAAGATCCAAAACCTTACCGTTGACGGAAATACTGGAAGGATGCCGCAACCAGAAACCAGCCGCACAGAAACAGTTGTTTGAAGCCTATTACAGCTTTGGCATCAATATTTGCATGCGTTACGCCGACAACAGGGAAGAGGCAGAAGAAATGTTTGATGACGGCTTTCTTAGAGTTTTAAACAAAATAGGTTATTACGATCCGGACCAGCCTTTTGATGCCTGGTTTAGAACTGTAATCATCAGATCTGCTATTGACCACTACCGCAAGAACAAGTCAGAAGTAACATTTGCTGATATTGAGGAGGCATATGATATTGGTCAGGATGAGGGACTTATTGAGCGGTTATCAGCTGAAGAAATACTGACAGTTGTTCAGCTTCTACCTCCATCCTACCGCACAGCTTTTTCTTTACACGTTGTTGATGGCTATTCGCATGCCGAAATTGCCGGAATGCTTGGGATCAACGAAGGAACTTCCCGTTCCAATCTGGCCAAAGCCAGAATTAAATTACAGGAACTACTCATTAACTGGGTCTCAAACGGATCTATAAACACACGAAACTATGTCTAG
- a CDS encoding PPC domain-containing DNA-binding protein has product MKFYCLFILLFTVFPVFSQVTTPSKINASDLDYRKDGDNYLLVIKRGQPLIASLTAFMEKEKLPGASISGIGAVQNVEVAYYDLNEKKYKYKKFEPSMEVLSLSGNLGYFENKPIVHAHIALGGSDFNVHGGHVKEAEVSLILEIFITPTTKPITREWNKDLPELRTMTTVREQ; this is encoded by the coding sequence ATGAAATTCTATTGCCTTTTTATACTTCTGTTTACCGTATTTCCAGTGTTTTCCCAGGTAACTACGCCATCGAAAATCAATGCTTCTGATCTTGACTATCGTAAAGATGGGGATAACTACTTGTTAGTGATCAAACGCGGACAACCACTTATTGCAAGTTTGACGGCTTTTATGGAAAAGGAAAAATTGCCGGGCGCCAGTATTTCCGGAATTGGTGCGGTTCAAAATGTAGAGGTGGCCTATTACGATCTGAATGAAAAAAAGTACAAGTATAAAAAGTTTGAGCCATCCATGGAGGTGCTTTCATTGAGTGGAAACCTTGGATATTTTGAAAACAAGCCAATCGTTCACGCGCATATCGCCCTGGGCGGATCGGATTTCAACGTACACGGCGGACACGTGAAAGAGGCGGAAGTATCACTGATTCTGGAAATCTTTATCACGCCAACTACAAAACCAATCACCAGAGAATGGAATAAAGATCTTCCTGAACTTCGGACGATGACAACAGTTCGTGAACAGTAA
- a CDS encoding EamA family transporter — MKLNYTNYSKITALAWDQLSLGKRIIELILWGLTRENMWKYYAVLSAIFAALTAILAKIGIKGMNGNVATAVRTVVVVFIAWGIILASGEIREVKLLNRNNLIFLVLSGVATGLSWIFYFKALETGNVSKVAPIDKLSVAIAMGLAFLILKEPIDLKTLIGGLLILAGTIVIIL; from the coding sequence TTGAAGTTAAATTACACAAATTATTCAAAGATTACCGCTCTGGCCTGGGATCAACTATCACTTGGAAAGCGAATAATTGAATTGATACTTTGGGGGCTAACACGTGAAAATATGTGGAAATACTATGCTGTTTTGTCGGCGATTTTTGCAGCTTTGACTGCTATTTTAGCTAAAATCGGAATCAAGGGAATGAATGGGAACGTCGCAACGGCAGTCCGTACGGTTGTTGTGGTTTTTATTGCCTGGGGCATTATTCTTGCCAGCGGGGAGATCAGGGAGGTTAAATTACTGAATAGAAATAATCTTATTTTCCTTGTACTTTCCGGTGTTGCCACCGGACTTTCCTGGATCTTCTATTTTAAAGCGCTGGAAACCGGAAATGTGTCCAAAGTTGCTCCTATTGATAAGTTAAGCGTTGCGATCGCTATGGGGCTGGCTTTTCTTATTTTAAAAGAACCGATCGACTTAAAAACACTGATAGGAGGATTGCTGATCTTGGCAGGAACCATTGTGATTATCTTGTAG